From one Lotus japonicus ecotype B-129 chromosome 3, LjGifu_v1.2 genomic stretch:
- the LOC130746097 gene encoding putative ripening-related protein 2, translated as MKTIKICSNSFQAVLLLLIIVASFWLNTEAATFRAYGRLLRAKKHPPRHHHHKGCEPGKLHASHECSPQESHRNKATLTLNSFEKDGDGGGASSCDEKFHKDSTLIVALSTKLFDHRKRCLKQITIFGNGRRVNAKVVDECDSSRGCANNIVDASKAVWKALGVPEKDWGQLEVFWSDA; from the coding sequence ATGAAGACGATCAAAATTTGTTCGAATTCATTTCAAGCAGTTCTCCTTCTTCTTATTATTGTAGCAAGCTTCTGGCTGAACACCGAAGCTGCAACTTTCAGAGCATATGGAAGGTTATTAAGGGCCAAAAAGCATCCTCCAAGACATCATCACCATAAGGGTTGCGAACCAGGGAAGCTTCACGCCTCACACGAGTGTTCCCCACAAGAATCTCATAGAAACAAGGCAACCTTAACACTGAATAGCTTTGAGAAGGATGGGGATGGAGGTGGCGCATCATCTTGTGATGAGAAATTTCACAAAGACAGCACTCTTATTGTAGCACTATCAACTAAGTTGTTCGACCATAGAAAGAGGTGCCTAAAACAAATCACCATATTTGGAAATGGAAGAAGGGTCAATGCAAAGGTTGTTGATGAGTGTGACTCTAGTAGAGGCTGTGCCAACAATATAGTCGATGCCTCTAAGGCTGTTTGGAAGGCTTTGGGTGTTCCAGAAAAGGATTGGGGTCAACTAGAAGTATTCTGGTCGGATGCTTGA